Below is a genomic region from Persicimonas caeni.
CATCTGAGTCAGACCTGGTGCGTCACCCAAGGCTGTGGCCGGGGCTTTGCTCGTGGGATATCCACGACAACGGCGGCGAGCCGCTCTGGGGCGAGGTCGTCGACCGCGAGACGTACTGGCGTGAGAAGCGAAAAAAGAAGAACGAAGACAAGACCGAGGCCGAACTCATCGAGATGGCGACTGTGCGCTACCCGCTCGAGCTGGCCAAGCTCCCCAAGTGGGCCAACCTCGATGACGCTTCGTACCACGCGAAGGTGCGCAAGGAATGTCACGAGCACGCACGCCACCTGCACGACAAGCGCGGCTTCAAGTGCCCCGGCCCCAAAAAGGTGCTCGCCAAGAAGTGGTGGCAGCGTCCCGTCCAACCAAAGAAGGCCCCGCGCCCGCTGTGCCACGGCGGCGACCTCGAGAAGCGTAAGGAGTATCGCGAGCAGCGCCGGGCAGTGACAAACGCTTACAAGAAAGCAGTAGGGAGGTGGCGCAAGGGAAAGACGAATATCGAGTTTCCCGAGGGGACCATTCCACCGGGTTACCAGTTTTGCTACGGGTGCAAGGCCCAGTTCAATATGACCGTGCCGCCCAAGCCAGCCTAGGACGACCCCCACCGTCGATCCGCAAAGTGCCTACCATCGTGTTCGGATAATCGTGAATTTGGGCGCGGCTCGTGTTATTACGGTAGAGCACCCCGTGGAGACCGGAGTTGTGATGGTGGACGAAAAAGACGACATGGTCGCCTACTGCCCCGAATGCGGTACGGAGTATGACGGCCACTTCAACGCCTGCCCCGAAGACGGCACAAAGCTGTACCATTATCGCGCCGCCGAGAAGGACAACGATCCGTTGATCGGCACCGAGATCGATGGGCGCTTTCGCATCGAACGGGTGCTTGGCGAGGGCGGCATGGGCAAGGTGTATCGGGCCGTGCAGTTGTCGGTCGACCGGCCCGTGGCCCTCAAAGTGCTGCACCGCGCGGTGGGCAAGAACAAGGAGTTCATCCAGCGCTTTTTGCGCGAGGCGCGGGTCATCTCCGGGTTCAAGCATCCCAACATCGTGACGCTGGTCGATTTCGGCCAGGACCCTCACCAAGACCTTCTGTACCTGGTCATGGAGATGCTCGACGGCGGCGACTTGGCCGGCCTGCTCGAGGGAGGGCGTCTGCGTGTCGCGCTCGCCGTCGAGATCGCCCTGCAGGTATGCGCCGCGCTTTCCGAGCCGCACGCCAACGGCGTCGTCCATCGCGACCTCAAGCCCGAAAACCTGATGCTCGTCGTCACCTCCGACGGCTCACTGCAGGTCAAGGTCCTCGACTTTGGCATCGCCCAGGCCGTCGGCGGTGATACCAAGCTCACCAAGACCGGCATGGTCTATGGGACCCCGAAGTACATGGCCCCCGAGCAGGCCAAGGGCGCCGAGATGACCGGGCGTACCGACATCTACGCGCTCGGCATCATCCTCTTCCAGATGCTCGTCGGTCAGGCGCCGTTCGACGGCGACACCGCCATGCAAATTGCCCTAGCGCAGGTTCAGAGTCCGGCGCCGCAGGTCCGTGACCTGCTGGGCCCCGAAGACGTCCCCGAGAGTCTCGTGCATCTTGTGGGCGACATGCTGCGCAAGGCCCCGGACCAGCGCCCCGCATCGGTTCTCGAAGTGCGCGATCGTCTCGAGGATGTCCAGAACGAGCTCGAGAACGCGCGTGTCCGTCTCGACGTCGACCAGGCATTCGACGAACGATTCTCGCCGTGGATTCTCGAGCCGGTCACCGCCGCAGCCGTGCGTTCGGCCTCGACGGGCATGCGCGCTCCAGTGCCCGAGGCGACGTCGGATCCCTCCGAGCCGGTCGACGAGGCCCGGGCCGTGGCGCCCACCGAGGCAGCAGAGGTCGTCGTCGAAGAGCGGCCCGCCGAACAGGACGTCCACACCATGGCCGCCGACCCGGTGCCTGCCCACCAGGCCAAAGGCAAGTCCAAAGGCAAGCTCGTCTTGGCGTTATTGGTGCTCGTGCTCGCCGCCGGCGGCGTGGCGGCCTGGTTGCTGTCGTCCGAGTACGAGCTGGCCTACGAATACGCCGGTCCGGGCTCGGAGAACGCCGAGTACGTTTGGCCTTGGTCCGATGAGGCCGACTTGTCGGTGCCCGTCGGAGAGGGCGATGGCCCGGCGGAGGACAAGCCCAAGAAGGCCGCCACCGCGAAGTGAACCACGTTCCCGAGAGCATTTTCTCCCCACAATGATGCGCCTCTCGATTGATTTACATGGTCCCTGAGACGGTTGCACGTGGTGTCTGCGGCCATTTTTACTGGACTTACATGGTGTCTGAGACCGTTTTTGCTGAGATCGTTTTTGCTGCGGAGACGGCCGCGCGAAAAACAACTTACATGGTGTCTGAGACCATTTTTGCGGTGCGGGAATTCGTGGCGTGAGTTGGCGTTTTTGGGCATTTCTGCGTACGGTGTTTAAGATTGCTTCGCGTAAGACAGAGCACTGGCTCGAGTAGTAAGAGGTACACAACCCATGGTCTTTCCTTACGATAAGCGCCCCCGCGGATCGGGCTCCCGCTACGTTCCGCTCGACGTCGCCCGCCAAATTGCCCAGCAGCGAGACGAGCTGTTGGCCGAAGTCCAGAAACTTCGCCGCCAGAACAACCGGCTCGAATCTGCCGTGGAGGCGGCCGATTCCAAGCAGGCTGCGCTGAGCCGACGCGTCGCCGAGGCCGAGCGCGAGGCCCGCGAGCTGCGCGCCGAGCTTGCCGAGCAGGCCGACCTTGCGGAGCAACCGCGCGAGCACCAACCGGAGGAGCAGCAAGACGCGCAGGGAGAGCAGACATCACACGAGGAGCGGGCAGAGGTTCACCAGGAGACCCCTGCCGAGCACCTCGTCGCACGCTTGAGTCAGCGTATCGAAGAACTCGAAGCCGACCTCGATCGGGTGCGCGAGCGCACCCAGCGTACCGTCGACAACGCCCGCCGCGACGAGCGCGTGCGCATCCTCGCCGGATTGGGCGCCGTGCTCGACTCCATCGAGCGCGGCCTCGACATCGGCGCCGACACCGCCTGGCGCCGGGGCCTCGAGGCGATCCGCTCCCAGCTCATGGCGTTCTTCCGCGCCGAGGGCGCCACGCTCTTGGGCGAGCCCGGCGAGCGCATGAACCCCAAGATCCACGAAGCCATCCAAACGGTCGACGCCGACGGAGTCGACAAGGGCCACATCGTCGAGGTCGAGCGCCACGGCCTGCAACTCGAAGACGGCACCCTCGTGCGACCCGCCAAGGTCGTCGTGGCTCGCTGAATCGGCTCAATGCCCCTCATAATTCGGATCTCGCCCCTGGGCGAACGCCGCGAACGCCTCGCCCAGGTCCTTCGACTGCAAAAACGCGCTGTTCCAGGTCGCCACGTACTCCAGGCCCGCCTCTTCGGAGGCGTCCTTGCAGTAGTTGAGCACGCGCTTGGCACCCTGGACGGCCAACGGGGCGTTGGCGGCGATCTGGCTGCAGATCTCTTCGACGCCTGCGTCGAGCGCCTCGCGGTCGGCGAAGACTTGCTCGACGAGTCCGACTCTTTCGGCGAATTCGGCGTCGTAGTCGCCTGCCGTAAAGGCCATCAGGCGCGTGGCGCCTTCGCCGATGATGCCCGGCAGTCGCTGCAGAGCGCCCACGTCGGGCGTAATCGCGATGCGCGGCTCGCGCAGGCTGAACTTGGCATTGGCGGTGCACACGCGTACGTCGCACGCGGCGATCATGTTGACGCCGCCGCCGATGCACCAGCCGTCGATGGCCGCGATGACCGGCTTTCGGCACTTGGCGATGGAGGTGAACGCCTGCTGCCACTCGCGGATGAGCGCGTGCAGCTCGGTGCGCTCCTTGGCCAAGTTCTGCCCGGCGATCATCGGCATGAGCGTCTGTGCGCTCGCCTTCAGGTCGAGCCCGTAGGTGAAGTGGTCGCCGCGGCCGCGCACCACGACCGCGCGCACCGAGTCGTCCGCGTCGAGCGCGTCGAACACGCCCGGCGTCTCGGCCCAGAAGTCGGGGCCCATCGCGTTTCCTTTGCCCGGGCCGATCAGCTCGACGGTAGCGATGGCGCCGTCGCGAGAGACTGCCAAAGATTTCAAATCGCCGAATTCTTCCATTTTTATCTCCTGGCTCTGCGTTGTTGGGGTTCCGATTCTGCTTGTGTCACGGGATGATACACGGTGAGCGCCTCGCGCAAAGACTCACTGTGCAGACGCGGGGTGGATTATTGGCACCCGAATGTCACTTATATAGGCGTTGACGGTTACTCCTGCTGTGCCATAGTGGCGCCGCAAGCAGTACAAGCCAGCCTCACCGCACGAAGTAGCAGTATGCGCACTCTCTGGATCGACCAGCCCGAGCAACTTCGAGATTTCTGCGCTCAGATCGAAGGCGACGTCATCGCCTTCGATACCGAGAGCGACCACTTCCATGCCTATCAGGCGCAGGTCTGCCTGATCCAGGTGGGCTCGCGCGAGTCGAGCGCGCTCATCGACCCGCTGGCGCTCGACGCCGACGAGCTCGAGCCGCTCTTCGAGCTTCTGCGTGACCCCTCCGTGGTCACGATCCTGCACGCCGGGCGCAACGACATTCTCGAAATGGATCGCGACTACGGCGTGATCATCTCGAACCTGTTCGATACCCAGATTGCCGCCAAATTTCTGGGTTACGAGCGCAACAGCTTGAGCTGGCTGCAAGAGGAGATCATCGGCGATAAGCCGGGGCAGTACTCGACGTTCGACTGGACCACGCGTCCGATTCCGCCCAAGGCGCGCGAGTATGCGGCGGCCGACGTCGCCGACCTGTTCGCGCTGCGCGACCGGTTTTTGCCCGAACTCGAAGCGGCGCTGTGGCTCGAGCCGTTCCACCAGCAATGTGCCTACGTCACCTCCATCACCAAATACGAGCCGTCGCCATTCGACGAGGAAGGCTGGCGAAAGATCGACCGGCGCAAGAATCTCGACGGCGAGCAGCGCGCGTGTCTGCGCGAGCTCTACGTGTTGCGCCACGAGATTTGTACCGAAGAGAATCGCGCCGCGCTGCATATCTTCCCCGATGCCGCCTTGCGAAAGATCTTTCGCGACCGTCCGCAGACGATCGCCGACCTCGAGGCTATCCGTCGGCTGCCCGACGAGACCATCGAGGCGCACGGCGAGCGCATTTTGGAGGCGCTCGAGCGCTCCCAGCACTGTGAGCCGCCGCCCGAGCGGCCGCCCCGAAAGTCGCGCCCGCGTCTGAGCAACGCCCACCGCAGCCGCTACTCGGCGCTCAAGGACTGGCGCAACGAGACCTCCGAGTCGCTCGACCTCGCCGGTGAATTCATCGCCACCAACGCCACGCTCTTCGACGTGGCCGAGGACCCGCCGACCTGTGTCGAGGGACTCGACGCCTTTGCTGGAATCCTCCCCTGGCATCGTGAGATGTTCGGCGAAGAGATCCTCGAGGTCATCGAGAGGGCTTCTTAGGTGCAATGAAGACTCAGCTCGTCATCCTCCTCGTCGTCCTCGGCTCGCTGCTGGGAGTCGTGGCTTCTGCAGCCGCGCAGCCGGTGAAGCTCGACGACCCGGCGCAGACTTACTCGCTGGTCGAGCACGGCCATTTTGTGCCCGACTTGGATGGACGCTGGACCGCCGACAACATCGACGGACTAGCCGAGGCGGCGCGCGCCGCCCAGACGGGCGTGTCCGAAGAGCGCGTGCGCAGCACCGAGCGTTTCTGGCTGGTGACTTCGGTTCGAAACGACAGCCAAGAGGCCCGCTGGGTCGTTTCCCTGCTCGTGTCGTACCTGCCCGAGGTGGCGCTGGTGGTCGAGGACGAGGAGGGCGAGCGCATCCTCACCCGCAGCGGCGAGTCGACCGGGCTGACGCAGATTCTTCCCGTAGTCGGCAATGCCCAGCCGGTCATCCTCGAGCCGGGCGAGGTCAACACGCTCTATCTGCTCGTCCGTGCGCGCCCCGAGCCGGGCGTCGACCCCTCCGAACTCGTCCTTCGCTCGCAGCCGGCTTGGTCGCCGCACGCCTTTCAGCTCACCGGATTCGTGCTGCTTTGCCTGGGCGCGATGATCGCGATGAGCCTCTTCTCGCTGGTCATCTGGGCGCGTTTTCGCACCACGACTTACCTGTGGTTTAGCCTCTTTGCCGCCACGACGAGCTTGTTGTGGGCGACCGCCTACGGCGTCGTGCAGCTCTTTTGGGGCGCGTCGTTCGACATCTCGCTGCTCAACTTCGGCGCGAACGCGTCGAGTCTGGTCTTCTGCACGCTCTTCGTTCGCCGTCTCTTGGAGACCTACGAGTTGTCCGCAAAGGTCGACCGGACGTTCTTGGTGGTCGCCGCGGCCGCAGCGAGCCTGCTCGTTGCGATGTTCGTCATGCCACACGGGCTGACCTACACGCTCAACGCGTTGGCGGCGCTGCTCGTCTGGGTGTTGTTGGTCGGCGCGACCGTCTACGCCACCGTCCGCGGCAGCCGGGAGGCTCGCCTGCTCTTGGTGGCGTGGGGCGTCTTTCTGGTGAGCGCCTTCTTGACGATCATCGAAGGCTTGGGCGCCTCGCTTCCCACGTTGCAGGTGCGGCTGTGGACCATCGGCACGACGGCGGCTGGCATGCTCTTGATGGGGCTGACGATGGGCAGTCAGATGCGCCGCCTCCTCATCGAGAAACGAAGCGCCGAGCGCGACGCGCGCACCGACGCGTTGACCGACCTGCGCAACCGCACCGCGTTCGAGTTCGACTTTCGCAAGCGCGCAGCGGCTTATAACGCCGGGCGCTACGCTGAGGTGATGGTCGCGTTCATGGACCTCGACGGCCTCAAGGGCATCAATGACGCCCGCGGCCACGAGACCGGCGACAATCTGCTGCGCACCTTCGCGCGCCTGCTCGAGCGGGAGTTTCGTGACGACGACCGCGCCTACCGGCTCGGCGGCGACGAGTTCGTCTTGTTGCTGCCGGCGCGCTCGGCGCCCGAGAAGGGCGAGCACAAGTGGCTGCAGATGCGCCTCGAGGGGATCATCGCCGAGGTGCGCGCCAGTGGGTTTCCCGAGGCGGACGTCAGCTTCGGGCTGGCCAGCCTGTCGGAGACGGGCGGCAACCGCAAAGAGACGCTCGCCCGGGCCGACGCGCGGATGTACAAGAACAAGCGGCGCAAGCGGGTTTAGTCGTCCGATTCGAGCCAGTGGGCGATGCTCGGCCACGTCTCGATGGGCGCGCGGCGCCCGATGAGCAAGTCCCAGTGGCCGTAGTGGTCGTTGTCGCCGCGTTC
It encodes:
- a CDS encoding ribonuclease D, which produces MRTLWIDQPEQLRDFCAQIEGDVIAFDTESDHFHAYQAQVCLIQVGSRESSALIDPLALDADELEPLFELLRDPSVVTILHAGRNDILEMDRDYGVIISNLFDTQIAAKFLGYERNSLSWLQEEIIGDKPGQYSTFDWTTRPIPPKAREYAAADVADLFALRDRFLPELEAALWLEPFHQQCAYVTSITKYEPSPFDEEGWRKIDRRKNLDGEQRACLRELYVLRHEICTEENRAALHIFPDAALRKIFRDRPQTIADLEAIRRLPDETIEAHGERILEALERSQHCEPPPERPPRKSRPRLSNAHRSRYSALKDWRNETSESLDLAGEFIATNATLFDVAEDPPTCVEGLDAFAGILPWHREMFGEEILEVIERAS
- a CDS encoding serine/threonine-protein kinase, which codes for MVDEKDDMVAYCPECGTEYDGHFNACPEDGTKLYHYRAAEKDNDPLIGTEIDGRFRIERVLGEGGMGKVYRAVQLSVDRPVALKVLHRAVGKNKEFIQRFLREARVISGFKHPNIVTLVDFGQDPHQDLLYLVMEMLDGGDLAGLLEGGRLRVALAVEIALQVCAALSEPHANGVVHRDLKPENLMLVVTSDGSLQVKVLDFGIAQAVGGDTKLTKTGMVYGTPKYMAPEQAKGAEMTGRTDIYALGIILFQMLVGQAPFDGDTAMQIALAQVQSPAPQVRDLLGPEDVPESLVHLVGDMLRKAPDQRPASVLEVRDRLEDVQNELENARVRLDVDQAFDERFSPWILEPVTAAAVRSASTGMRAPVPEATSDPSEPVDEARAVAPTEAAEVVVEERPAEQDVHTMAADPVPAHQAKGKSKGKLVLALLVLVLAAGGVAAWLLSSEYELAYEYAGPGSENAEYVWPWSDEADLSVPVGEGDGPAEDKPKKAATAK
- a CDS encoding GGDEF domain-containing protein yields the protein MKTQLVILLVVLGSLLGVVASAAAQPVKLDDPAQTYSLVEHGHFVPDLDGRWTADNIDGLAEAARAAQTGVSEERVRSTERFWLVTSVRNDSQEARWVVSLLVSYLPEVALVVEDEEGERILTRSGESTGLTQILPVVGNAQPVILEPGEVNTLYLLVRARPEPGVDPSELVLRSQPAWSPHAFQLTGFVLLCLGAMIAMSLFSLVIWARFRTTTYLWFSLFAATTSLLWATAYGVVQLFWGASFDISLLNFGANASSLVFCTLFVRRLLETYELSAKVDRTFLVVAAAAASLLVAMFVMPHGLTYTLNALAALLVWVLLVGATVYATVRGSREARLLLVAWGVFLVSAFLTIIEGLGASLPTLQVRLWTIGTTAAGMLLMGLTMGSQMRRLLIEKRSAERDARTDALTDLRNRTAFEFDFRKRAAAYNAGRYAEVMVAFMDLDGLKGINDARGHETGDNLLRTFARLLEREFRDDDRAYRLGGDEFVLLLPARSAPEKGEHKWLQMRLEGIIAEVRASGFPEADVSFGLASLSETGGNRKETLARADARMYKNKRRKRV
- the grpE gene encoding nucleotide exchange factor GrpE, with product MVFPYDKRPRGSGSRYVPLDVARQIAQQRDELLAEVQKLRRQNNRLESAVEAADSKQAALSRRVAEAEREARELRAELAEQADLAEQPREHQPEEQQDAQGEQTSHEERAEVHQETPAEHLVARLSQRIEELEADLDRVRERTQRTVDNARRDERVRILAGLGAVLDSIERGLDIGADTAWRRGLEAIRSQLMAFFRAEGATLLGEPGERMNPKIHEAIQTVDADGVDKGHIVEVERHGLQLEDGTLVRPAKVVVAR
- a CDS encoding transposase, with the protein product MGYPLREQKADAFYDICNRTHQQFYGLLPSEEVNKIILGLLAKYAWIYGVEIFAFCFMSNHFHIIARCKSLQLHLFMRDFQAQLAKKINALRGRTGTFWERRYTAIEILDDDAMIERLRYTVCNPSESDLVRHPRLWPGLCSWDIHDNGGEPLWGEVVDRETYWREKRKKKNEDKTEAELIEMATVRYPLELAKLPKWANLDDASYHAKVRKECHEHARHLHDKRGFKCPGPKKVLAKKWWQRPVQPKKAPRPLCHGGDLEKRKEYREQRRAVTNAYKKAVGRWRKGKTNIEFPEGTIPPGYQFCYGCKAQFNMTVPPKPA
- a CDS encoding crotonase/enoyl-CoA hydratase family protein — protein: MEEFGDLKSLAVSRDGAIATVELIGPGKGNAMGPDFWAETPGVFDALDADDSVRAVVVRGRGDHFTYGLDLKASAQTLMPMIAGQNLAKERTELHALIREWQQAFTSIAKCRKPVIAAIDGWCIGGGVNMIAACDVRVCTANAKFSLREPRIAITPDVGALQRLPGIIGEGATRLMAFTAGDYDAEFAERVGLVEQVFADREALDAGVEEICSQIAANAPLAVQGAKRVLNYCKDASEEAGLEYVATWNSAFLQSKDLGEAFAAFAQGRDPNYEGH